The stretch of DNA TCTCACAGATTTAGGGGCGACTGTATACATTGCCGAGACAGTGAATCAGGCGACAAGCTCGGCTGTGGAGATGTCTCTTGCAGAAAGTTGCTGTAAAACACTTATTTTAGGTGAACCGGTATGGGAGACTGACAGCCGTACTTTTTTAAAAACATTGAAAAAAGATCTATGCAAAAACTGGTTGCTAATCGTGATCTTGAGTGCCAAACCCTCACCGAAAGATCCTTCTCGAATCAAACAACTCGGAGCATCATATTTTCACAAACCTGTATCCCCCAGAGCTATTGCCTGTGAAATCAATGAACCGGATACTGCAAAAAGAACAGTTGAATGTTTAAAAGAATTTGGTTCATATTCCAAAAATGAAACAGAAGCGGACACATTCTGCACAGAGCAAAGGGCTTCCATCCTTTTAATTGAAGATTCTGAAGACAACCGAATGGTAGTTGACCTGTACCTTAAAGAATCCCCTTACCAAATAACGATGGCTGAAAACGGCAAAGAAGGGGTAGAGAAATTTATGAGCGGGAATTATGATCTTGTAATTATGGACATTCAGATGCCTGTAATGGACGGATACGAAGCAACCAAAGCGATCAGACAATTCGAACTTGATAACAAAATAAGAAAAACACCGATTTTAGCCTTAACTGCAAATGCTTTTCAGGACGACGCTCAGAAATGCATAAACTGCGGATGCACTGACCACTTGGCAAAGCCGATAAAGAAGACAAAGTTAATCTCGACTCTTGAAGAATATCTAGGGTAATTGCGGATTCTACCAGCGATGAGTCAGCACGGTTCTCCATACTTCAGGGATAAACTTTTCATATGCATGCCCTACAGACTCCAGAGGGATCATACTTCCTGAAAGACTGATTGCATAAGGCTTCATAAGTCTGAGTGGATATTTTTCGTCAAGCAGTTGAAAACTGTTGCTGCTGTTTAAAACAGTAAGCATCTCCGTTTGACTGCGGCCTACCAATACAGCATCAGGGAAAAAGTTTGCATTTGAAATCTGGGAATAAAAATCGTCATAAAGAGTTTTGCATATAAAAATAAAATCTTCTTTCCAAAGACTCCTGTTCACGCTCGGCAAAGTTTCATTGGTCACGTAATGGACTTTCTTATTTTCAAGAAATCCATAAGTATCAGTTTTTTTTGCATCAGCAACAATAACATTCCCAAGTCCCATCCTTCCCATAAGATCATTCGTTCTTTCAGCTACAATCTGATTACGCTCAATCCCGACAATAGAAGTGTTTGAAAACCCGTTTCTTTTTGCGAAAACACCCATTGCAAGCATTAAGACACCGGTTCCAGAACCTATATCAAGACCTGTAAAAATGTCTCCGTCTAAAGTTGTCGTTCCCTCAGCAATTGATTTAAAAATGTGTGCACTCTTAGGCAGATCGGCAAGCATGCATAATGCGAATCCGTACGAAAGCAGCATCTTGCGTGTTTCAATGCACCCTTCAAGGACATCACTGCCGAGCCTGCGGTGCACAAATTGATCAAAGAGCAAGGATATTTGTTCAAGCGGAACCACCTTTTCATGAGTATCCGGATAAACATAAGCATGAAAAAACTTCACGAGAATATTCATCAGTAATGGACCGTCTAATTCCGTTGCGGAATCTTCCGCATCTGCAATATCAGAGGCAAGTGAAGTTTCTCTATAAATATCACTTGAAATAACAACTGTAGGCATTGCCGGACGCTGCAACAAACGAAGACTGGCTTTTTGAATCATGTTAAACACCCTGACTGAAAGAATAAAGGATTACGGCTTCTACAGAAGACCTTGTGAAGTATATCCTGATTTCAATTTCATTTCCACAAATCGCTTCAAATAGCATATCTTTTTATAAAGAAACAACTTCAGGTCTGACCAAGAGTAAAAAAAGATAAGCAATTGCGGTCTATTTTAACAATTTAAGTCGCAAACCAATAAGCTAAAGCAGTATGAAAGGCAAAAGCGGAGCATCAAGTTACGTAGCGCAGGCAAAAACTTGCACTTGACCTTTGCGCTAATCCTGATACGGACTTTCGAGACCCTGAAAAAGGCAGGGAGTTTATCAAAAAACATACTTAAAAGTTACACTGGCAATGTCTAGTGAAGGTCATATTCTCATGCAGGAAAACGTAGATAAAGTTCTTAAAAAAGAAGTTGAGCGCAGACGCACTTTCGGCATTATCAGCCACCCTGACGCAGGTAAAACAACTTTAACGGAAAAACTGCTCCTTTATGGTGGAGCTATTCAGATGGCCGGAACAGTAAAATCCCGCAAAGCAAACCGCCATGCAACTTCCGACTGGATGGCGATGGAGCAGGAACGCGGCATTTCCGTAACAACTTCGGTTATGAAGTTTAACTACCGCGACTATGAAATCAACCTGCTTGATACTCCGGGCCATCAGGACTTTTCCGAAGATACATACCGGGTTTTAACTGCGGTTGACTCCGCGCTCATGGTTATCGACTGCGCAAAAGGAGTTGAAAATCAGACTAAAAAACTGATGGAAGTCTGCCGCATGCGCGATACTCCCATCATCACCTTCATCAACAAGATGGACCGCGAAGGGATTGATCCTTTTGAACTTCTTGCAGATATTGAAGAAACTTTGCATATCGAATGCGCCCCGCTGAGCTGGCCAATCGGAATGGGCTCAGATTTCAAGGGAACTTACAATATACATAAAGGCGAGCTTCACCTTTTTTCTGCGACTCACGGCGGGTCTATCCAGAAAGGCGAAGTGATTAAAGACATTCACAGCCCGCGCCTTGATGAACTGCTGGGCTCTCAGGCAAAACAGCTGCGCGAAGAACTTGAACTGCTCGAGGGTGCAGGCTATCCGTTTGACGAAGAACGCTATCTCGCAGGTAAGCAAACACCTGTATTCTTCGGCAGCGCTATCAACAACTTCGGTGTTCAGGAGATGCTGAATTCTTTTATTCAACTTGCTCCATGCCCTTCCCCAAGAGCAACCACAACACGCGATGTTTCACCTCTCGAAAATGAATTTTCCGCATTTGCCTTTAAGATTCAGGCAAACATGGACCCGGCGCATCGCGACCGTATTGCGTTCATGCGTATCTGCTCCGGTAAATTTACCAGAGGAATGAAAGTCCGCCACCCGCGCACCGGCAAAGAATTCCAGATTGCCAATGCAACTATTTTTATGGCTCAAGACCGCACAGGTGTTGAAGAAGCCTGGCCCGGTGACATTATCGGCGTTCACAACCATGGAACCATTAAAATCGGCGATACCTTCACTTCCTCGAAGGAAGAGTTAAAATTCACCGGAATACCTAACTTTGCACCGGAACATTTTCGCAGAGTTATTCTTAAAGATCCGCTTAAAAGCAAGCAGCTTAACAAAGGATTGCATCAACTTGCAGAAGAGGGAGCTGTTCAGCTCTTTAAACCTCTCGGAAATAATGACAACATTCTCGGAGCTGTCGGATTACTTCAGTTTGAAGTAATCATGTCCCGCCTGAAAGATGAATACAGCGTTGAAGCTCTTTATGAGCCTGTAGAATTTCACACAGCAAGATGGTTGACGAGCGAAAGCAATAAAGAACTTGATGGAATTAAGAAGCGTTATCCCCGCTTTGTCGCCCTTGACGGAGACGAAAACCTTACATTTCTCGCCCCGAGCCAGTGGAGATTGCAACAAGCTGAAGAAGAATGGCCGAAAATTTCTTTCCAGAAAACCAGAGAGCACCAGTAGCAGAACTTGCTGAATTGTATTTAATTAAAGCATCAAATTTGTTAAGCAGGGTTGACGAAGTCGTCATAGCCGAATATCCAACTAGGTGACTATTATGCGGTTGGAGTACGCTTTGCACCGCTGCCTGAACTCACGGCAGTATGACACAGCGTTAGATTCAGTATATAAAGTAGTCTTTCTGCGGCCTTAATGATCGCAGAAAGGCTTTTTAATAGCAGACAGGGAAGGCATAATCCGTTGCAGTGAATAATCTGCAAAATCACTTTCTGCTAAGTAGTAAAATCATTTTGGCTGTATTCCGGTTAATTTTAACCGTTTTTGTTGTCATATCCTGCTGCCCCGTGATCTTTCAGACTTTTCATGTCTGACAAATCACGGGTTGGCGGGAACTAATAATCAGACCGTCAGGAACTGAGTCCTTAATACCATGCAACTACCTGAAAAATATAAGAAAAAATTTACCAAAGAAGAGATCAACGAACTTCCTTTGCGACAGTACGAAGGCCGCATAAAGATTATTGACTGCGAAGAGAATATTCCTGAAGCGATTGCTGAAATAAGTAGATCAGATCTACTTGGATTTGATACTGAAACCAGACCTGTCTTCCGCAAGGGGGTTTCATATCCGCCTTCGCTTATTCAGCTTGCAACCGCAGACTGTGTTTACCTTCTACACCTAAATCACATTCCCATTTCAACAGAAATTAAAAAGATGCTTTCTTCTGCCAACATTATTAAAACCGGAGTTGCGGTTATAAATGATGTGAAGGAGCTGAAACAAGTTTCTCATTTTGAAGCGAGAGGATTCGTCGATCTGGGGGATCTTGCAAGGTCTCTTGAAATGCAGACCAACGGGCTCCGCAACCTTGCTGCCAATCTGCTTGGCTTCCGCATCTCCAAGGGAGTACAGTGCTCCAACTGGGGGCGCAAAGATCTCTCTCCACAACAAATTACATACGCAGCAACCGATGCATGGGTAAGTAGAGAAATATATTTGAAATTCCAGGAGATGGGAGCTCTGTAGCCACCACTTTCCGCAAGACTTGAAACTATAAATTCGGGGATATTCCCCCGGAGTAAGGCTTTACATATAATGAAAAGTAAAATTTCCATACTCATCGCGTTTTTTATTTTATTTGCAGCTAACTCTTCATTTGCCCAAAATGACTGCGAAATTTCATTAATAACAGAGCTGAAAACAATTCCGTCCATTCAAACAATTGTTCAGGATGACGACAGGATTCTTGCAATTCTCTCTACCTCTGACAAAGCTGAATCTATTAAAAGTGTTTCACGCATTGCAGCTCTCCACAGCCGCGCTTCGGCTGCAGGATGTGATTACAAAACCTTCCCTATTGCGGTGCTTAACAGCAACCTCCTTCCTGTAAAATCCAAAACAAGCAAGGACTTACAGAACTCTGACATAGAAAAATTATTGTATAAGCATGTTTACAAAGTCAGCCCGTTGCAACTTGAGGAAAATCTTAAGGGCTACACGAGACTGGCGGAACTTTCACCTGGCAACAGCTACTATGCAGCGAGAGTTGCTCATTATAAAGAGCGCATTGACCTACAAAATGACAGAATTAACTTTATTAATCAGTGCATTAAAGAAGCAGCTAAAGACAAAAGTATTCTAGATCTGAAAATTAATCGCGATGCTTACCTGTTCATCACCGCAAACGATACGCCTCAAAAAACAGCTTTAGCTTTTCTTGATAAAGTCGCGCAAATTACACCAAGGCCCAAAAAAGAACTGTGCCTTTTTTTCTATGATTCTAATTTGAATCGCGAAGGAGATTCATGTCCGCAAGAATTTCTGGAATCTTTGGGAAATACGGAAGAATCACTCCTTATGAGCTATGTTCAATCAATACCCAGTCAACTCATTAACCAGAACATAAACGGCTACAAGGCTCTTAAGAAACTTAATCCGTCTTCATCATTATATTCTGCAAAGCTCGAGTCATATGAATCTAAGCTGGCTGGACTTAAACGCTTTTTAAATGCGCAAACCGCTTCCGGCCAAAAAATATTCTTAGCTGATACAGCGGAAGTATACACTCTCCTTCTTACTCTTAATGACAAAGCCCTTGAGGGGAAGTCGGATACAGCTGTAGAATCCTTCTGCAACGAGCTTAGCCGTTACTATGAGTATTCCGGAAGCCCTTACCCCAAATGCTCACTTAAAACGCAGGCAGGAGTGGTTCTGGGTAAAATTCAATGCACCAGAAGCGGGCAATGCCGATTTGAGAAGTAAGCTGGCATTTGAATGATTCTTACCCAAAAAGCCTACTCTTTTTATAAGGAGTAGGCTTTTTTTATAAAATTATGACGAACCAAATATTTTAGGCATATGCAAAATAGAATTTACCGTGTCATAAAATAGTAAATACAAATCACAACAATCAGGCTTGAAGACCGTAGAACCTGATTATATACAATCAGTTTCAGTGCCATTCTCCCTTTAAATATTCCTGCGTAATACGGAAGTTGATGCCGTAATGCCCGCATGGGGGTTGATAAAATATTACCTATCATCAACGCCAGAACCAGATCTCGAGGACTTAAAGTTCCGGCCCCAAGAAGAGAACCTGCCGCGGCAAGACCTGCCGTAAATTCAGCCGCCAGACTAAAAGCGGCAACTCCGACAACTTCAGGCTTAAGCCACGATAAAAAGCTTAAATGAGCACTTAAAAAGGTCTCAAAATCAGCAAATATCCCGTAAGAGCGTAAAAAGAAAAACACCGTATAAATAGGAATTGTAATAAAAATTACACGGGGCAGTCTTTTACGCAGTCTCTTCAGTGCAATGGCTAAGATTGTAGCAATATTCCGTGGTTCCTGACTTTCCAATTTTGCCGAAATACTGCCGCAGCATCCATCCGGCGGAAGAGCCAGATGTCCCCACAGAATAATCACTGCTGTACGAATAAATGCCGCTAAAAGAGTCAGTCCGACATACATAAATGCTACATGCCCGATGAACGGTGCTGCGATAAAAAACACCGTAGGCATATGCAAAAAATACGTCGGCAAGCTATTAAAAAGGTTAGAAATAATTAACTCTTTATCGGAGAGTTCACCTTTGTCATAAGCTTCAGAAAGCATGGAGTTTGCCGCAACCCCTGAAAAGAAGGCCAGAGCAAAACTGGCTCCGCTGATATCTTTGAGTCTGCCTATACGGATAAGCGGCGTAGCAACTTTACCCATTGCTCGGGTCCAGCGAAGCCCTTCCAGAATATTGCCGACTAAAAGGCCGAGGCTTATAAACATAACCAGTCTGACAAGAGGCCAGACAAGGCCGTTCCATAAAACTTCAGGAGTAAAAACCACTTAAACCTACTTTGTTATCCATACATCAGGACTTAAAATTTTGAATTCAGCATGTTCATCTGAAATGATATTACGTTCAACCAGAGTTTTAACCGCACTTTTAAAATCACCTTCCTCGGCATTCCATTTTTCACGGCAATTCTGGATCGTGACAAGTTGGCGGGGAGCTTTGCAATTCTGAGCTGCATCAATCTTTCCACCTTCAAGACTTTCAATCATAAGATAAAGAGAGACAGCTTCAACAGACAGCCCGAGGTCAAAAACAGAAATAGCCATAACAGCCTCCAAAGTTAAAAAAGTGTAAGGGATTAACTATTGTCTTTTTCCGTAAGTAACATTTTGAATATCTTGAGCTCCTCTGCATCCATGGAGGTAAAATTATCCTTGCC from Desulfovibrio gilichinskyi encodes:
- a CDS encoding 3'-5' exonuclease; this translates as MQLPEKYKKKFTKEEINELPLRQYEGRIKIIDCEENIPEAIAEISRSDLLGFDTETRPVFRKGVSYPPSLIQLATADCVYLLHLNHIPISTEIKKMLSSANIIKTGVAVINDVKELKQVSHFEARGFVDLGDLARSLEMQTNGLRNLAANLLGFRISKGVQCSNWGRKDLSPQQITYAATDAWVSREIYLKFQEMGAL
- a CDS encoding peptide chain release factor 3, coding for MQENVDKVLKKEVERRRTFGIISHPDAGKTTLTEKLLLYGGAIQMAGTVKSRKANRHATSDWMAMEQERGISVTTSVMKFNYRDYEINLLDTPGHQDFSEDTYRVLTAVDSALMVIDCAKGVENQTKKLMEVCRMRDTPIITFINKMDREGIDPFELLADIEETLHIECAPLSWPIGMGSDFKGTYNIHKGELHLFSATHGGSIQKGEVIKDIHSPRLDELLGSQAKQLREELELLEGAGYPFDEERYLAGKQTPVFFGSAINNFGVQEMLNSFIQLAPCPSPRATTTRDVSPLENEFSAFAFKIQANMDPAHRDRIAFMRICSGKFTRGMKVRHPRTGKEFQIANATIFMAQDRTGVEEAWPGDIIGVHNHGTIKIGDTFTSSKEELKFTGIPNFAPEHFRRVILKDPLKSKQLNKGLHQLAEEGAVQLFKPLGNNDNILGAVGLLQFEVIMSRLKDEYSVEALYEPVEFHTARWLTSESNKELDGIKKRYPRFVALDGDENLTFLAPSQWRLQQAEEEWPKISFQKTREHQ